ACAAGCAGCTCGACGTGCTATGGAAGCAGATTTTGATGTTGTTGAAATTCATGCAGCACATGGATATTTAATTAATCAATTTTTATCTCCCTTGGCTAACAAAAGGACGGATCAGTATGGCGGACCACAAGAAAATCGTTACCGTTTTCTTTCTGAAATTATTGAAGCAGTAAAAACAGAATGGAAGGGCCCTATCTTCGTACGAGTTTCAACGGATGAATACCATAAAGAGGGTAATACCTTAGAGGATATGTTGTATTTTACAAATGAAATGAAAAAACAGGGTATTGATCTCATAGATTGCAGCTCGGGTGGAGTTGTACCAACAGAAATCACTTCATATCCTGGATATCAAGTACCGCGATGTGAAGCTATTAAACAAGAAACGCTGATAGCTACCGGTGCTGTTGGACTGATCAAAACTGGAATACAAGCAGAAGAAATTTTACAAAATGAGCGAGCAGACGTGATAGTAATTGGAAGAGCCTTATTAAAAAAACCATACTGGGCAAAAGTAGCAGCCGATGAATTAGGGTACAATATTGAGGCACCAAAACAATATCGCGGTTGGCAATAAAAATGATTAAAAGATGCACCTTACGCATTTCAAGTTTTATCGGCGTGTAACTGGCTAGAGCTGGTACTGGGACTGTGCTTACCAATGCTGTCAGGTTAATAGATTTTCAAGAAAATAATAATAGTTACAATTGTAGAGCAATAAAACTAACCAGCGGAGGAAAAACACGGAGACTCCTGCGGAAAAGCGCAAAAGCTCTTCGGTAGGGCGAGTAAGCGCAAAAGCCCTTCGATCGGATTCATTCTAGCCTACAAGATGCAGGTCACAAAGGTGCCTGAAACAGGACGTTGCGAACCTAGCCTTTGTCCCTTTATCGTTTCAATGGGGGATGAAAGGAATCCCCCACTGAAAGAAGTTTCACTTTATTAGAGAGCCATCATTTGGTTAGATTCTTTAGTTAACCAATAGTTGCTAAAAAGATAGTCTCCTGTATAGATAAATATAGGATTTTATACTGTTGGCTTGAAGGTAAAGGAAAATCCTTATATATTCATTTTATTTGCAGGTAAGTAAAATAACATTCAGCAAACCTGGACTTTAAGTAGATTATTTTGATAGATAAATGTATTCATATATGTAACCGAACTATAAATTAATAAGTCAGAAAGTTGGTAATTTTTAAGGTGGTTTAAGGAGGATTATTATCAAACAGAATATTGTTTTAAGGATTTCAATAATCATCTCTTGCTGTTTAATCGTTCTGGGTCTAGTATTTAGAAGTTGGTTAGAAAAAGTCGCTCCAATGTTTTTAAGTTTTAATGCAAATTACTTTGGAGTTTTTTATCTATTCTCTGGTCTTATCGTTGTTGTAGTTTGCGGATATTTAGCATTTTCCAAGTACGGAAATATCAGATTGGGAAAGGATACAGAAAAACCTGAATTTAGTACTGTTTCTTGGATTTCAATGCTTTTTGCAGCCGGGATGGCAATTGGTTTAGTATTTTGGGCCACTGCGGAGCCAATTACGCATTATTTATTTCCGCCGCAAGGGGAAGGAGCTACTGCCGAATCTGCTGACACTGCGATGAAATATACTTTTTTTCATTGGGGACTTCAGCCTTGGGGATTGTATGGAATCATAGGTTTGGGTATGGCTTACTTTCAATTTAGAAAAGGGCTTCCTGCCAGGTTTAGTTCTATTTTTTATCCACTTTTAAAAGAGAAAATATATGGTCCGATAGGAAACGCTATCGATATATTTGTAATCATCATATCGGCAATTGGTTTGGCGAATTCATTTGGGTTAGGCGCATTACAAATTTCTGAGGGAGCAAATATATTATGGGGATTTTCAAACACAATAGCTGTTTCCATCGTAATCATCATTATTGGAACTATTTTATTTATGATGTCTGCAGTTACTGGACTTAAACGTGGTATTAAGTATCTCTCCAATGTGAATATGATCTTAGCTCTTCTGATTACCTTATTTATTTTGTTTTTGGGGCCGACTAAACACATAATTGATGTGTTTATTACTGGTACTGGCAGTTATATAAGTGATTTTTTATCGATGAGTACCAGGTTAGCTCCATTTAGTAATGAAGAACAAAACTGGATTTCAAATTGGACCGTATTTTATTTGGCATGGTGGCTATCTTGCGCCCCTTTTGTAGGCGCTTTTATCTCAAGAGTATCCAGAGGGCGAACGATTAAAGAGTTTGTATTAGCAGTACTAGTTGTACCTTCACTCATGTGTTTTGTTTGGTTTTCTGTATTTGGAGGGGCAGGTATTCACCTGATTCATGAATTAGGGAATACTGCTTTAGGAGATATCGTAAGTTCAAATGTCACCACTGCATTATTTGCGTTTTTGGATTATTTTCCAATGAGTTCTCTCACGAGTGTTCTAGTTATGGTATTAAGTTTAGTTTTTTTTATAACACAAGCCGACTCTGGATCTTTTGTATTAGCAATGTTCAGTTCAGGAGGAAATCTTAACCCGCCTAATAAAATAAAACTGATCTGGGGCGGTGTTCTTTTTAGTTATGCCATTATTTTGGTTATTGCTGGAGGATTGGAGACTGCAAAATCAGTACTTATAGTCTTCACTTCACCGCTAGCTTTGCTAATCTTATTAATGTATTATGCGATTATAAAAGGATTAGTAAATGATGAACCTGAATTAAACAGGGAATATTCAGAAGGAGAAAAGGAGGTTAGTTAATCTAAAAAAGCTGCAAGGACTTTTTATTTGTAAGCGCTTACTGACGTTAGATACTATTTTCCTTATTTTTATTTAAACTAAAAATGAATTAGAAAGGAATGTCTATGTTTAAAAATAATTTAATTTTACGTGTCTCTTTAGTTATTTCATTAGCGTTTATGGTTTTTGGTATTATATTTAGGGATTGGTTGGAAAAAGCTGCTCCTGCTTTCTTAAGTTTTAATGTGAATTATTTTGGTCCGATTTATCTGGTGGTTACTTTATTAATTGTCATTGTTAGTGTCTACCTTATGTTCTCAAAATACGGTACTATCAAATTAGGGAAAGATTCAGATAAGCCCGAATTCAGTACAATATCTTGGATATCCATGTTATTTGCTGCGGGAATGGGAATTGGATTGGTTTTTTGGGCGACGGCCGAACCCATTACGCATTATATATCTCCTCCTGTTGGGGAAGGATCCACTTCCGAATCAGCCGAACTCTCAATAAAATATACATTCTTTCATTGGGGGTTACATCCATGGGCGTTGTTTGGTTTAGTTGGCTTAGGAATGGCTTACTTTCAATTTAGAAAAAAACTTCCTGCCAGGGTAAGCTCGATTTTTTATCCTGTTTTGGGCGACAGAATCTATGGTCCATGGGGTAAAACAATTGATATTTATGCGATATTTATAACAGTTATAGGTATTGCACAAGCATTTGGATTAGGCGCAATTCAAATTTCTGAGGGAGCAAATTTTCTTTGGGGTTTTTCTAATACAACAACTGTTTCCATGTTTATTATCGTTTTTGGTACTGTATTATTTATGATTTCCGCACTTACAGGTGTTAATCGCGGGATAAAATACCTTTCTAATTTTAATATGCTGTTAGCTTTTGTTTTGATGATGTTTATTTTCTTTATAGGACCTACAAAACAGATAATAGATATTTTTATCACTGGAACAGGAAGTTATATCAGTGATATCGTAGCAATGAGTTCACAGTTAGCTCCTTTTAACGGCGACCAGCAAAATTGGGTCTCTAATTGGACAATATTTTATCTTGCGTGGTGGCTAACCTGGGCATCGTTTGTTGGTGCATTTATATCCAGGATATCAAAAGGCAGGACAATCAGGGAATTTGTCATGGCCGTGCTTTTCCTTCCTTCCATATTATGTTTTATTTGGTTTTCTATTTTTGGAGGGGCAGGTATACACCTTATCCATGACCTGGGAAATAGTATGTTGGGAGAAGCTGTCAATACAGATGTTACACAAGCATTATTTTCGTTCTTGGAGTATTTTCCAATGAGCTCTTTAACCAGTGCTTTAATGATGCTTCTATGTTTAGTATTTTTCATCACTTCCGCCGATTCAGGTACTTATGTGCTGGCAATGTTTAGCTCTGGAGGGAATATTAATCCTGACAATAAGATAAAGTTTATTTGGGGGTTAATTATTTTTAGTATTTCAGCAGTATTTATTATAGCTGGAGGCTTAGAAACGATAAAGACAGTAGTTATTGTAGTATCCACTCCCTTTATTATATTTATGCTATGTATGACATATACGATATTAAAAGCGCTGAGAAGTGAATTTAAAAAACCAGAAGAAAAAGAAGATATTAAATCAAAAACCGGCTAGGGAACAGATTCTGTTATGTTTTTAAGAACAACAATACTTTTGTTTTGGTTTGATTAAAAAGAGGTATTTGTTTAGCAACAATATATATTTTGATTTTATCGCAGTGTAACTGGTTGTTGGTTATCAACGGGATAAGTAAGCGTAGGCCGAGCCCCAGCCCAACCAGTTACACTGCGATAAATTAGAACATAATAAAATATCTTCCTATTAATATAAAATAGAGGGATAATAAACAAAGCGTATTTGTTTACTTTAACAAATTAATAGAGGGGGATTATTATTAAACTGACGAAACAAATATTTTTTATATTAACTGGCACTTTACTTGTTGCCTTAGCACTCACTGTATTTTCAATGCCTAACCAAATTTCGGATGGCGGAGTGCCTGGGATAGCATTATTGCTTTACTTCCAATTTGGCCTCTCTCCTGGTATTGTTACGTTTATTTCATTTATTATCCTGCAATTGATAAGTATTAAATTTTTGCCTAGAAATGTGCTCATTATAACCACCATTAATGTTCCGCTTCTTTCTTTATTTATCTTTTTAACGGAAAATATAATTACCGAACCTCTGGGAGATCCTTTGGTTGCAGCTATATTTGCTGGCCTAATTGGCGGGGTAGGACTTGCATTCATTATACAAGCTGGGAGTTCAACAGGAGGAACTTCTCAAATTGCAAGGTTATTGGCGCAGAAATTTGAATGGAATATTATACTTACAACGTTTCTCTTAGATACTGTTATTGTGTTTGCAGGAATTTTTGTCATTGGGCCATTATATACATTGTATACAGTGATATCGTTATCAGTTGGGAAAATCGCAAGTGATTATGTTATTGGCGGTTTAGATGCGAAAAAAGCTGTTACCATTGTATCCCAAAAGTATCGCGAGATTGGCAAACAAATAACAAAAAATATGAGTTCAAGTGCTACATACTTTAATGGATACGGTACATTTACGGATCGGGAACAATTAATTTTATATGTAGTTGTACCAAACTATCGTTTAATCTTTTTAAAACGAATTATTCGGGAAGTAGATCCTGACGCTTTCATTGTTGTTCATAATGTGAAAGATGTATCAGGAGGAACATTTTTCGCTTCACCTGAACCAGCAGTAGAAGGATTAATGACCGATGATATTATGAATGAAGCAGAAAATGATAATCAGGAAGCAGATAATGAGACTAAGAATTAGACAATTTTCATTTATATAGAAGTCCTGCGTAAATAATTCAAATAAGCAGCATTCGTAACAAGCGGATGCTGCTTTAGTTATTATAGGAAATTATAAAAGGCATTTTTGTATCATGTTTCCGTGTTTCTTTTCGTATTCTTGATTCACAGCTGAAAAACCTTTATAGTAGTAAAGTAGTTCTGCATGATTTTATCACAGTGTAACTGGCTAAAAGACTCACACTTCAAGAATAGAGAAAAATTGAAAATTTTAAGTGAGAGATCCATCAGCCAGGAACGGCCTGATTCGTTCAACTAACTTCCAGTAGGTGAAAGAAACTCCTACTGAAAGAATTTTCACTTTATAAGGTAAAGGAGGGATTCCAAATGTCTAATAAAGAGCTTCAAATGCAGCGGATGTGGCAGTATTTTGTTGATGCTACAACTGAAATTATTGAACAAAAAGGTATTGATAATGTAACTATACGGGAGATTGCAACGAAAGCAGGGTATAACAGTGCTACGATCTATAATTATTTTCAGGAAGTTTCTCACCTGATTTTTTTTGCAGCACTAAAATATTTAAATAAATTTATTGACGAGCTTCCGGAACATATGGAAAAAGGAGATACTTCTTTAGATAAATACTTATTGAGCTGGGAAAGTTTTTGTAAACATTCCTTTGAAGAGCCCGAAATTTACAACGCTATCTTTTTAGCTGATTTAGGAGAAAATCCAGAAGAGCTATTAAAACATTATTATAATGTCTACCAGTCGGATTTATATGGAGAGGTGACAGAGGATATAAAGACAATTTTAATTGATTATAATCTTTCAACAAGAAGTCGAAATGCATTGAATCAATCTGTTCAGGAAGGTATATTATCAGAAGAAAAAGCAGCTGTTATTAATGAGAGAACCGTGCTGATATGGCAAGGTATGTTAATCACTGTGTTGAATAATCGACGTCATTTGAGTGCAGATGAAGCAACCAATAAAACGATGCAGCACATAAATGAGATTGTAAATGATTATAGATTGGTCAAGTAAGGTATTCGTTCATTGTTTAGATGGTCTCTTAACCTAGAGAATTTAAATAATGAGCGATTATGTTTTTTTAGGGTATCATAAAAAACAGTATTTTAATGATAACAACAAACGTTTAATACGGCACTATTTTACAATTTTGCCAGGTGATAAAAACAAGGAACTGCAAGAGAGCAGCTCCTTGTTTTTAAATGCCTTATTCCGAGCTTCCGTCTGTTAAATGTGATTCCAAGAACCACAGGTTTTTATCCAGTTTACGGGATACTTCTGTAAATAAATCGGATGTATCCGGATCTTCCTCTGCGGATACTTCAACTGCTTCGCGCATGTTATTTGCTACGATTGCCCAATGTTCTGTCAGTTTTTCAAGTACCAGAATATCTTTGGTGTTTTGAAGTTCCCAAGCAGGGAGTCTGGTTTCAGATGCAATGAATTGTACCGGCTTTCCTGCTGAACCGCCTAAGCTACCTGCTTGCTCTGCAACCGTGTCAATTAATTCAGGCAGTTCGTCCGCTAAATCATCAAAAAACTCGTGGTATGCAATAAATTGTGGTCCGCGTACATTCCAATGTGCCAGTTTTGTCTGAATAAATAAATCCGTTAAATCTGTTACCTGCTGGTTAAGAAGATCAATCATATGCTCTCTGGATTTTTCTGAATGTGCTTTTCTGAATGTACTCATTTTTGGTCCCTCCTGAATCTACTTTCATTATAATTATATTTCTAATATTACTAATACCCAACTTTATGTAAGAATAAACATAAGAAATTTGGAGGATATAAGATATATTAGTTATTTAGAATGAATATTCCCGCCACTTCATTTCTATCGAAATTTGAAGTGGAGGTTTCTGCGGTGTCGACTTTAAAGATGACGATTAACCACCAGTGGAGTTGACACATCGGTGTGCTGAAAACACCCAACCCCGCTATCTCATTGGTCCTGCCTCCTGAGACTACTTTTATTTTACAATCAAAGATACTGGTCTTCGTAAAGCATCTATACTGGCAAAGTCATGATGAAAAGCATCTTTAAAAATTTTCCGCATAATATTTGCAGCGCCATTCACATCTGCATGGATGCGCTCTTGGTTTTTTGAAAGGTACATGCCACGTTTGATACGTTTCCCTGAAAATACAGCGATTTTATGCTTCTGACCATAAACAGGGATGTCATCGTTATCAAGAAAGCTGGCCTTCGATGTATAAGATTCTTCTGTCAACACCACGGTTATTCCATGCTTTTCTGCTTTGTATGTGATCATTTGAATAAGCAGGCTGTGTGGGATATTTGTAAAGGATTGGTTATTTCTTTTTCCTATCGTGACATGTTGCTTCCAATCTTTATTTTTCCCGATAATAATCGTGTCAATATCCTCTTCCAAGGCTATTTTCAAGATTTGAAAACTGGCTTTATGAAAGAGATCTTTGATTTGAAGAAATCGTTTTCGGCTGATCTTTTCCAAACGTTTGGATGTAAATGAACCCTCGTTTGATTGTTTTCCCTGCCGGAGGATGCTTGCATGATAGGCTTTTAGTTGATTATATCGTTGATTGATGGATTTGACGTTTTTGCCCTTCACTAACATTGGTCTTTTGCCCGTATTCGTGACGATGGTTGCAAGGTTATCAATACCTAAATCTACAGCTAAAAAACGGTTTTTGGATTCTTTCTTCTCTACTTCTATAGGAACCTGAAAAACTAACTCCACCACATAATGACCATACTTTGGAACCACCCGAACCTGCTTGAGTTTCCCTTCTGAATAACCTAATTTTCCAATGTTCAGACATAGTTTTGTTTTAGGGAACTTCAAAAATTTCTTGGCTTTTACTACACAATCCTGATTGGAGAAGACGACTTCCTTTTCTTTTAAACGACAATATGACGGTATGTTAGGCCGTGCTTTAAATTTTATAGGGTTCTTTTTATATTCCCGCAAACTGCCATAAAAGGCTTTCCAGTTTTGAAAGACTGTTCTCATGATGCCTTGACTCGATTGGATTGGCAGGGATTGATAATCGGTCTGTTTCATCGATTTAAACAACGCATCCAAAAAAGAATAAGGTATATACGGATGATCCTTAGAGGGCATCTCAAACAAATGACATTTGATTTCCTTTTGTTCTGACTTGGCTTTCTCCTGTTCTTTCACACTCCTTCGTTGGTAAGCTTTCAGCTGGTTCGCATTGATTGCAGGCAAATGAGTTTGAAGGCTTTCCAATACTTCTTTTTGTAACGGCTGCAGTTCCTTTTCTTGTTTGAGACCTGTAAAAACCTGCCGGATGTAAAAGTTAGTTGTGTTATGCATATTCTTTGCGTTTTGGCACATATTTTGAAAATACAGATGCATCCGGTGTCCTTTTTTCACCCAAATTTGCAAGGTTCGATAAACAGCCATTTCATTTCCGCCCCCTCTTCCAGAACATTAGTTCCTATGTTTCTATCATATCATAGGAGGGGGGGGGGAAATACCACTATTCTGAAAGTTGTTAACAACTTTTTAGACTATTCATGTTATGCCGATGCTGTTAAATATTTCTTTGGGTTTTCTTAACATCTAAATTACTAAAGTATTAAAACCGCCAATTCACCTCTCACCTAAAATTCTATGGAATTTTTGAGGAAGGAGTTCTCTTGGCTGAAATGATAGAAAAGTCGATTCTTTCCTTAATCAAAATAACAAAGCATGCATCCATAAAAATAGATGTATATTCATTATTACGCCGTTAATTCCCTCCATACGTTAATAAGCTAATGCGGAAGTTCTATTTTTAAATGAACGTACTATATTTATAGTATACATTGGATTATTTCCTGTAATGTTTGTAAAAATGAAAAAATTCTGTTCCTTTAATACTTTTTCATTGTAATCGCTTTCCTTTTATAAGATAATTAAGACATGATTACTACTACCATTTAACTAAAAAGGGGGAAGAAAGAAAATGAGGATTAAAAAAAGAAAAGGTTGGATGTTATCTGTTCTTCTGTTTGGGCTGCTTTTTTTACTTGCAGCGTGTGGAGGGGAAGAAGCGGATAGTGAAGCGAGTTCAACAGAGCAGGAGAAGGAGGAAACACCGAATGTAGTTGTAACAGGTGATACGATTAATTCGCATACCGTTGAGCATGCTGTGTGTGTTGTGAACAGCAGATTTGAACAAGGTTGGAGAATGTTATTCCGGGCTTCCGTGACGGATGAAAACACTGGTGAAATCATTGAAGATGCAGATGTAAAAGCAGTTTTAGAAACGGGAGAAGAATTTGAAATGGAACTGGGACCGCATGGACCGGAAGAAACGCTGCTTTATACAGTGCCATGGGAGATTCCGGAAGATTTCACGACAGGAACACTGGATTATGAAATTATTGCAACGGTAGATGGAGAAGAGTATACGTTTGAGCCGTTTGACGTAGAACCTTCTAAATTGACTATTATCGAATCTGGAGAAGGACAGGATTCTGATGAGTAAGTGGAAATATGGTCTTATATTTATTTTATTTTTAACAATGGTTGGGGTGGCTGCCTGCTCTGCCACGGATAGTCAGACTGATGCGGACGCTGAGTCAAACGAAGAAACCTCAGAAGAAAATTCTTCTGAGGAAGCGTCTGAACAGGAGAACACGATGACTGGAAAACTTACACTTGATGAGACAGAGGGCGAAATTGGTGATGAAGTGCACTTAACGGCTGAAGGGCTTGATCCCGATGAACCGCTTCAAGTGATTTACGTTGACATGGAAGGCAAATACGAAATTGAAAATAATTATTCCTTCCTTGGGACAGCTTATGATGAGGTTGAAAAAGAAGTCGGCGAAGGAACCGCTGATGAAAATGGAGAATGGAGTGGAAGTATCACCATCCCTGATGGGTTTGGTGATGATCATGATATTTTAATTCAACAGGATGGGAATGCCATTGCAAAAGCAAATTTCTTTGTAGAAACTGTTTTTACCATGTCTCCTGAATCTGGACCGCCTGGTACCGAAATTACAATAGAAGGAGAAGGATTAAGCCCGAATATGTACGGCAGCATTTGGCATGTGAATTATGATAATGCCTATACAGGTATGATTACAGCCATTTCTACTGATGGAAAAGCAGAAGCGGTTGTACGAGCTGCAGGTTCCCCCGGTACGCATACGGTGACGGTAGAAAGTGGAGCCAGCGGTGCACCATATCTCAGCAGAGATTCATCGGCAATCAATTATATTGAAACACACTTCTTTGATTTTACGATAACCGATGAAGCACCTGATACAGATACGGATATGGCATATGTAGAAGAACCTCCAGAGCCTGCTGACGGAGGTATTCAGATGCCTGAACCAGAAAATAAAGAAGGTGTCCAAATTTCTCTGGATAAAGAAATGGGCACGGTGGATGAAATGGTGACACTTAGTGGAGAAGGACTGCCTGAAAATCAGGAACTGACTTTAGATTGGCATACGATGGTTGGAAACCGTGTTTCTACCGAAGGGTTCGCACCTGAAATTATGGAAATTGATACGGTTGAGACAGATGAAGACGGATCGTTCACGCATGAATTTCCAATTCCGGACGACTTGGGAGGTTTGCCGCATCTTATTGAAGTAAAAGCGGGCGACGAAGTGTACGGGCAGGCATACTTGCGCATTCTCCCGTCTATTGTTTCGATTGAACCGGAAGAAGGGCCTGCTGGAACACCGATAACTGTTGAAATCAAAGGAGCCGGCTGGACGGAATTTGATAATGCTCTGGGTGTGACCTACGATAATGCCTATATAGGGTATATATGCGGATTCAACAGTCAAGGCACCATTAAATTGCCTTTGACAGCTTCCGGGGAGCCTGGATATCATACAATTGATATTTATCCTTCTATTTATCAAGGGGAAGACCCGATACCTGATATTTATCGAAAACCGCAATTAACCTATCGGGATGACCACCCGGGAACGGGAATTCCTGCGATTCGGACGTTTTTTAAGGTGACAGAAGAATAGAATAATAAAGTTCACTTTCCTGGAGTTAGTTTTTTTCTAGCTTCGGGTTTTTTATGGATTATTTAACTATGTGCAAAGCGAATTAGACAGGATTCATTCTTTTCGCATAAACCAAACTTCATTCAGTGGAAACTTAACGGGCGGTTCTCCGTGATAAATACGAAGAAGATAATAAAGGAATTATTTTTAATTTTCATGTACCCTGTCTTATAAGAGGATGTTTTCATAGAAAGGGGTCTGATTATGAGAGAAGCGATTATGCTTATTGTAGATTTGATTAACGATATTCATGATGTGATTGCCAATACGTTTGGTGCGGGTATGACGGATAAAGAGCTGCATTTCTGGATTTTTGGCATACTGGGAATTATCACGTTCTTTTTCGTTTACATTGTTTTTAAAATCTTATCTAAATTAAAGTGGAGCATTGCTATTTTAGCATTTCTTTATACATTTACGATGATGGTTGTGCTGGTATTTGCTGTCGAAATACAGCAGGCTTATACCCAGCGCGGAAACATGGAATTTGCAGATGCTGTGATGGGATTATGGGGTTTTGTTGTCTTTTTTGGTGTGTATGCAATGATTGCTATTATTGGTTACTTTATCTATAAAGCTATTAAAAAATAAAACATGTATATATTGTCGGTTTCTGAAAAGAAGGGAGTGAAGTGATATAATGGTATATTTAGGCTACAAACCTTTATTAGAGGGTGAAAAAGTAAAGCTTCGTCCTTTTAAAGAAACGGATTTCCCTTTTATCAAAAAATGCTTAACAGACCCGGAAGTTTTAAAATTAACCGGGAGTGATATGGATTTTGATTGGGAAGAA
The nucleotide sequence above comes from Oceanobacillus timonensis. Encoded proteins:
- the namA gene encoding NADPH dehydrogenase NamA — encoded protein: MSMLFTPITFQDTELKNRIVMSPMCMYSCERDGIITPFHFTHLISRAVGQVGLVMTEATAVQPEGRISVQDLGIWDNIHVEGLKKLNEQIHAYGAKAGIQLAHAGRKAVVDSGIFAPSSIRFNDKSKVPNQMDMKDIKRTIEAFRQAARRAMEADFDVVEIHAAHGYLINQFLSPLANKRTDQYGGPQENRYRFLSEIIEAVKTEWKGPIFVRVSTDEYHKEGNTLEDMLYFTNEMKKQGIDLIDCSSGGVVPTEITSYPGYQVPRCEAIKQETLIATGAVGLIKTGIQAEEILQNERADVIVIGRALLKKPYWAKVAADELGYNIEAPKQYRGWQ
- a CDS encoding BCCT family transporter — encoded protein: MSIIISCCLIVLGLVFRSWLEKVAPMFLSFNANYFGVFYLFSGLIVVVVCGYLAFSKYGNIRLGKDTEKPEFSTVSWISMLFAAGMAIGLVFWATAEPITHYLFPPQGEGATAESADTAMKYTFFHWGLQPWGLYGIIGLGMAYFQFRKGLPARFSSIFYPLLKEKIYGPIGNAIDIFVIIISAIGLANSFGLGALQISEGANILWGFSNTIAVSIVIIIIGTILFMMSAVTGLKRGIKYLSNVNMILALLITLFILFLGPTKHIIDVFITGTGSYISDFLSMSTRLAPFSNEEQNWISNWTVFYLAWWLSCAPFVGAFISRVSRGRTIKEFVLAVLVVPSLMCFVWFSVFGGAGIHLIHELGNTALGDIVSSNVTTALFAFLDYFPMSSLTSVLVMVLSLVFFITQADSGSFVLAMFSSGGNLNPPNKIKLIWGGVLFSYAIILVIAGGLETAKSVLIVFTSPLALLILLMYYAIIKGLVNDEPELNREYSEGEKEVS
- a CDS encoding BCCT family transporter, which gives rise to MFKNNLILRVSLVISLAFMVFGIIFRDWLEKAAPAFLSFNVNYFGPIYLVVTLLIVIVSVYLMFSKYGTIKLGKDSDKPEFSTISWISMLFAAGMGIGLVFWATAEPITHYISPPVGEGSTSESAELSIKYTFFHWGLHPWALFGLVGLGMAYFQFRKKLPARVSSIFYPVLGDRIYGPWGKTIDIYAIFITVIGIAQAFGLGAIQISEGANFLWGFSNTTTVSMFIIVFGTVLFMISALTGVNRGIKYLSNFNMLLAFVLMMFIFFIGPTKQIIDIFITGTGSYISDIVAMSSQLAPFNGDQQNWVSNWTIFYLAWWLTWASFVGAFISRISKGRTIREFVMAVLFLPSILCFIWFSIFGGAGIHLIHDLGNSMLGEAVNTDVTQALFSFLEYFPMSSLTSALMMLLCLVFFITSADSGTYVLAMFSSGGNINPDNKIKFIWGLIIFSISAVFIIAGGLETIKTVVIVVSTPFIIFMLCMTYTILKALRSEFKKPEEKEDIKSKTG
- a CDS encoding YitT family protein, which encodes MLTGTLLVALALTVFSMPNQISDGGVPGIALLLYFQFGLSPGIVTFISFIILQLISIKFLPRNVLIITTINVPLLSLFIFLTENIITEPLGDPLVAAIFAGLIGGVGLAFIIQAGSSTGGTSQIARLLAQKFEWNIILTTFLLDTVIVFAGIFVIGPLYTLYTVISLSVGKIASDYVIGGLDAKKAVTIVSQKYREIGKQITKNMSSSATYFNGYGTFTDREQLILYVVVPNYRLIFLKRIIREVDPDAFIVVHNVKDVSGGTFFASPEPAVEGLMTDDIMNEAENDNQEADNETKN
- a CDS encoding TetR/AcrR family transcriptional regulator, which translates into the protein MSNKELQMQRMWQYFVDATTEIIEQKGIDNVTIREIATKAGYNSATIYNYFQEVSHLIFFAALKYLNKFIDELPEHMEKGDTSLDKYLLSWESFCKHSFEEPEIYNAIFLADLGENPEELLKHYYNVYQSDLYGEVTEDIKTILIDYNLSTRSRNALNQSVQEGILSEEKAAVINERTVLIWQGMLITVLNNRRHLSADEATNKTMQHINEIVNDYRLVK
- the dps gene encoding DNA starvation/stationary phase protection protein Dps gives rise to the protein MSTFRKAHSEKSREHMIDLLNQQVTDLTDLFIQTKLAHWNVRGPQFIAYHEFFDDLADELPELIDTVAEQAGSLGGSAGKPVQFIASETRLPAWELQNTKDILVLEKLTEHWAIVANNMREAVEVSAEEDPDTSDLFTEVSRKLDKNLWFLESHLTDGSSE
- a CDS encoding RNA-guided endonuclease InsQ/TnpB family protein; translated protein: MAVYRTLQIWVKKGHRMHLYFQNMCQNAKNMHNTTNFYIRQVFTGLKQEKELQPLQKEVLESLQTHLPAINANQLKAYQRRSVKEQEKAKSEQKEIKCHLFEMPSKDHPYIPYSFLDALFKSMKQTDYQSLPIQSSQGIMRTVFQNWKAFYGSLREYKKNPIKFKARPNIPSYCRLKEKEVVFSNQDCVVKAKKFLKFPKTKLCLNIGKLGYSEGKLKQVRVVPKYGHYVVELVFQVPIEVEKKESKNRFLAVDLGIDNLATIVTNTGKRPMLVKGKNVKSINQRYNQLKAYHASILRQGKQSNEGSFTSKRLEKISRKRFLQIKDLFHKASFQILKIALEEDIDTIIIGKNKDWKQHVTIGKRNNQSFTNIPHSLLIQMITYKAEKHGITVVLTEESYTSKASFLDNDDIPVYGQKHKIAVFSGKRIKRGMYLSKNQERIHADVNGAANIMRKIFKDAFHHDFASIDALRRPVSLIVK
- a CDS encoding IPT/TIG domain-containing protein — encoded protein: MSKWKYGLIFILFLTMVGVAACSATDSQTDADAESNEETSEENSSEEASEQENTMTGKLTLDETEGEIGDEVHLTAEGLDPDEPLQVIYVDMEGKYEIENNYSFLGTAYDEVEKEVGEGTADENGEWSGSITIPDGFGDDHDILIQQDGNAIAKANFFVETVFTMSPESGPPGTEITIEGEGLSPNMYGSIWHVNYDNAYTGMITAISTDGKAEAVVRAAGSPGTHTVTVESGASGAPYLSRDSSAINYIETHFFDFTITDEAPDTDTDMAYVEEPPEPADGGIQMPEPENKEGVQISLDKEMGTVDEMVTLSGEGLPENQELTLDWHTMVGNRVSTEGFAPEIMEIDTVETDEDGSFTHEFPIPDDLGGLPHLIEVKAGDEVYGQAYLRILPSIVSIEPEEGPAGTPITVEIKGAGWTEFDNALGVTYDNAYIGYICGFNSQGTIKLPLTASGEPGYHTIDIYPSIYQGEDPIPDIYRKPQLTYRDDHPGTGIPAIRTFFKVTEE